The Lates calcarifer isolate ASB-BC8 linkage group LG7_2, TLL_Latcal_v3, whole genome shotgun sequence DNA window ACCCCAACATCAAACAAGCCAATGCCTTCCCCCGAGCCAAACTGAGCCGATCCAGGACCAGACGGGCCTCTTCGACACCACAAGGTCCTCAGAGACCggtttttctccacagggagGAGGCCAGAATGTCGGCAGTACCGCCCAGTCTCCGAGCCTCCCTGCTGGGCTGatctggagagaggagagtggaggaagaggaagaggtacaggaggaagaggaggagggagaggagagggtcaACAAGACTGGAACTGGGTGAGTTGGACATACAGAGTATTTTTTTAGCAGATGTAATCCTAATTCTAATCATACAGAGCCCCGGAGcagacatggaggaaaaaattAATTCTCAAAGATGTACTTTTCTGAGTTCCCGAGAAACTTTCTGGAGATCTTGCAAAAGATTTTAAccttctgattttttttcccttgtcttCCATGTCCACGTCTTCTCCCGGGCTCTATGTGATcatgttattttgaaaatgaatgaggaaaTAAGTGGGTGAATGTTTGAGTAAATATATCGTTAAGTATGCAAAGAATGTGCATGTGATAAAAGTAAGTACAGAAGTAATTCATAAAGaactaaaaacataaataaatgcttaaatacaaacataaataagTAAACAGGTGATTAAATTAGTTAAAAGAACAGGTAAGTGCAAAGTTACACGCAAGAATAAGTAAATAACTGCTTCAATAAGTAAGTGAGTAGTAAATtagtaaacaaaatataaacaaaataaataaaacattacattttaccACCAGTGTTGGCTCCAACTTGATTTAAATCTTCACTGTTCATTTTCAGATACAAAGGCTACAAcctgaaaacagcacaaaggtTGTGGACTGCAGGTAACCTGGATGAAGATGGTGCTGTATGAATTAATTTCACCTCCTAGATTAATGAAACTTGTATCTAATGTAATctattctgctgtgtgtgtgttacaggctGCTGTGTACAGTGTGCAAGCGTGATTTCAGGAGTCTGCCGGCGCTGAATGGTCATATGCGCTCACACAGCGGCTTCAGGTCGGCTTCATGGATCAAGAaggtaaacaacaaaacaaaaaacatgttgttgtcACTTAGGAGGACTTAGCATTGACTCACATTTATCCCCAGAGACAAAacttgacttttaaaaaaaaacaccctccgTGTGTAAATACCTTAATTCGTAaccttaaaatgtaatgttttaccTTGATGAGAACAGCAAGTCCACAAGTAGGAGATGAGTCCCCATAATGTCAGCTTATAACTTTTATAAACTGTCGGAAACACTGCCCCCCTGTGGCTACTTCATGAGAGTTCAGGctttattgtctgttttcttctccagGGTGAGGACTCCTCTCTGCCCGTCCAACCCTCGGCCTCCATGGTGATGCCAGTTTCTGTGCCTGTCCAGACCAGGGGCGTATCTAAGAGTGGACAGAAGAGATGCAGTCGCCTCTCTCCGGCCACCAGGGGCGCTGTGCTCTACCGCAGCCTGATGCaccaggaagaagaggaggcggttgctgctgctgttgctggtggaggtggtggtgatggtgaagCAGTTATCAGCGGTGATGGAGCGGTTGATGGTGGCAGAGGTCACTACACCCCTCCACCCATGCTGTGTCCCCTCAGGGTGGGGCCAGGGCTGTACTGCTCCCTCAACAccaggaggcagcagagagtaCAAACTGTGCAGCTTCACAACACATACAGTGAGTCAATACGTCATTAAACCAGTTATAAGTCTTGCTGGCGACACCTAGAGGCTGCGCTGGTCATTACAGATACaaacatataaataatgttGATAATTTAGCTAATTGTCACAACATTTTCTGTCCACTAGAGAGCGCtgatgagtttgtttttctgaagtgttttttcactttttgcaaACTGTTTCAGTTACATAGTTTGTCCACTAGGGGACACTgacaaatttatttttacatgataAAATATATACTCACTACTCAATTATGTcatgtatttatgtttaaagCATAATTAGCAACTTATAAATTGTTTTCGTTAATTCAGcctgaaaaatccagacttggTTTGGCACTAAATGACAATAATTTACACctaattatttataattattccaggaacatttacatttaagtttACATATCttgtaaaaactaaaatattattCTTGTCTAAGCAGTAGGGGCTTTAATCAAACATGTTGCCTCTGCTGATTGGTTAACAGCCATGATGTGATATTAAAGTCCTTTATCTGTGATTGGCAGATGGACTCAAAGAccttgttgccatggagacactAACATCAGGAATCAATAAGCCGTACGTAAAATTTACCTCATCAAAAAACCACAACACATTCTTACGATGTAATCTCTGTCTGATCAACTAATAACCCTGAGCTGTGAATCACAGGAGGATCAATGTAGGGCGGGGCTTCCAGGCTGAAATCCCGCCCCTTTGTGACCATAAATACACCCACTCTGACTCCCAGAatgcactgctgctgtggacGCCCTGGGACGAGCTGGAGAAACCTGTCAATCAACAGAGAGGTAAACACCCACATAGTTATCGTTACAATAATCATGATTACCTCTTGGTTATTTTTTGATTGATACATTGTTCATCCAGTCGAGGCTCTGGTGATGATGGCTCGATCCAGTGTGGTGCCAGGGGGCGGGGCCAGCCCAGAGTACGTCCTCCACGTCCTATCAGAGTGCAGAGGAGACTTCCTGGTAAAATTTTATTGGCTGTTTGATTCTTTACTTACTTAGTTAAAACAACTACACATCTAACAGGCTGTATCTTGTTTGTTCgatctgtacacaaacagaaacgtAAACatgacagtttgtggttttagggAGGGTTACGGACAAGAACTCCGTTATGTTCAGACAGGACtgggtttggttttggtttctGTACTGGGATGATGGCGACAACCTCAAGGTGACATGAAGACATCAGGATGCTGCACACTGTCACTGCACCGACTGTTGTTCAAAAAGACGTACGCccaaaacagattaaacaaacgatgtgtgttcatttgtgaacTTTAGAGGCGTTACTAGGTGCACTGTTGACCTCATGTGTGAATCCAGTCTTTGGGCTAAACTAGGCTATCCATGTCACAACTCTATCTCTTTACTTAAAACACCTGAGCCTCAAATCAATGAGTCAAATATTTCTCTAGAACATTAATAATCCAAGACTAAACAAGCATCAGTCAATCTGCTGCATCAGAATTGTGTGGatgtggtttgatcagattgAATAACTGTAACCAAACAAACCACCAAATGTCGTGAGATCAGTTATGAATGCTGCTGAATTCTTATTGGTGCACAGAGGTACCAGCCCAGAGGAAAACAGCATCCTTACAAACTGTTATCTGATATGTCCACAGACTGTGGACATAGCTAATTGTTTAACCTGCTTTAGTTTTCCAAATCACACATGGCCGATGTGACACTAATGtcagttgttgttttggttttctagCTGACGGTGGAGAAGCTTCTTTCAACCGCTGAAAcctccaacaacaaccacacaggTCAACATCCATGTATTCAAATTAATGTTTCATGATTCACAGATTTAACCAAGAGTTAGAAATTTATAGTGTATTGATTGTATATCACAGGTCTCAGTTGGAGTGCAGCCGAGACGAGGATGCTGGTTAAATCCCTGCAGCTCCACCATAAAGATTTCAGCAGTGTCCAGAGAGCTGTgagttttatttcctgttcaaTCACCGGCTCAGTCtggttttacagttttaaatgaCCTATAATCTGTTATCATGTGTGTTCAGGTTCAGACCAAGTCCCTTTCCCAGTGTGTGGAGTTTTATTATCTCTGGAAGAAGAAACTGAACCTGAATGTGAGGACCCCGCCTGGGTTGACCGTTACTCTGCCCAACGCAAATGTAAGAAACCGTTAATATCTGAGAAAATGTGGGCTACCGTCCGCAATCAGTCCAAATGATGCAAACTTCAGATTTGACAAAATTTTCCTTCTACAtctattattatgtttttagaGTTGGTTTAGGTGAGAAAGTAAAAATTTAGATGATAAATATTTGGTCAGTGGTTAGTTGCTGGTCATGTCTAATCAGTCCCAAGTCAAGACCATGAAGTCTCAAATCAGGTCCCAAGTCAAGACCAACAAGATACAAGTTAAATTCTAATTTAAGACTAACAAGTCCAAAGTCAGATTCCAAGTGAATAACACCAAGAACCCAAGTCAGGTCCTAAGTCAAGCTTATCTAATTCCAAGTCAGAtctaagtgtttattaatgtatttgttaacGACTATAACTCTGTCTATGAACATCCATCAGAGGAGGAAGTAAAACACTAACAGAATAATATCAAGTCTTCATAAGCAAACAAATACTGTAGAttaataaacagttaaaatgtctttttaaccTCATTAAAACGTGTTAGAAACCATTTAATGTTTGTACATTGCTTCAAAGTGTTTATGAGAACTCCTGACTGCAGCTAAACATAGTAACAAGTCAGTAAACTAAGCGCAGACACAGTTTGAGTTCCAGTCGAGTCGGTTAGATCAGTGTTTCAGGTCAGTAACTTCAGTCAGTGTGAACACAAATGAAACTCAagactgaatgaataaaaaccACTGAAACCAAATTCCTGTTatcactccacacacacaccgaaacacaaaatacacactctGAAACGCACACTGAACTCACACTTCCTGTCAGAGTCGTCACGTTTCTGAACAAACTGTGACTTGACATTTCAGAtagccagtgtgtgtctgtgtggtcagACCTCAGTGAGTCAACTTTAATTTTCCGTGTTGTCAGTTtcttttagatgaatttggtcgactttgtagtttttttaatcagctttaTTATGTATGTCATTCAGATTTCCATCGGTCTGATCCACTTTGACTTCCTGTGAGCTggtttcagtttagtttttgattttgtcaGATTAGAGTAACTAAATAAAGCTCATCAGGAAAGCGTTCATTTAACTGTTCTTTACTTTGTTCCATGTTATTCAgctggtttgtttttcagcctcTTTCAGGCTGGTGTTTTACACAGTATGTCATCAAATGTTTCAGGTCAAGCAGAAC harbors:
- the LOC108873216 gene encoding uncharacterized protein LOC108873216 isoform X24, with the translated sequence MSDLWTFSSSATPPIMHHSTLPSLSSFRNHGNHSHSKVTSPHHLPPPQVTSPHHLPPPQVTSPHHLPPPQVTSPHHLPPPQVTSPHHLPPPQVSSPHFFPQAQVTSPHLTHPQISSPLHLPHSQVTSPHYVPQSQTTPSYPPHQAQVTTSHHLPYSQMTSPHVLTPPQHHVSSQNHDPGLLNWDKPVPPSELSCLFNSYSYPYQNQTTAHLDLHLLNQNQNQFSTGVTHHGDELEDAHTLLVGGVYGHADTPGPDHDTWGSLEATLSQTQCSPLGSMSGGIALGKWSSMEFSSSSTEDFSNTQFFPDSYHDGNTQQSFCSPTTPGPSPHYPQTPAISSPGPQIHPRKDRFGFHMQTSTQLSRDQTLSCCLHESETYPLSSNAGQQPQHQTSQCLPPSQTEPIQDQTGLFDTTRSSETGFSPQGGGQNVGSTAQSPSLPAGLIWREESGGRGRGTGGRGGGRGEGQQDWNWIQRLQPENSTKVVDCRLLCTVCKRDFRSLPALNGHMRSHSGFRSASWIKKGEDSSLPVQPSASMVMPVSVPVQTRGVSKSGQKRCSRLSPATRGAVLYRSLMHQEEEEAVAAAVAGGGGGDGEAVISGDGAVDGGRGHYTPPPMLCPLRVGPGLYCSLNTRRQQRVQTVQLHNTYNGLKDLVAMETLTSGINKPRINVGRGFQAEIPPLCDHKYTHSDSQNALLLWTPWDELEKPVNQQRVEALVMMARSSVVPGGGASPEYVLHVLSECRGDFLLTVEKLLSTAETSNNNHTGLSWSAAETRMLVKSLQLHHKDFSSVQRAVQTKSLSQCVEFYYLWKKKLNLNVRTPPGLTVTLPNANGQRSSRSHNAS
- the LOC108873216 gene encoding uncharacterized protein LOC108873216 isoform X45, encoding MSDLWTFSSSATPPIMHHSTLPSLSSFRNHGNHSHSKVTSPHHLPPPQVTSPHHLPPPQVTSPHHLPPPQVSSPHFFPQAQVTSPHLTHPQISSPLHLPHSQVTSPHYVPQSQTTPSYPPHQAQVTTSHHLPYSQMTSPHVLTPPQHHVSSQNHDPGLLNWDKPVPPSELSCLFNSYSYPYQNQTTAHLDLHLLNQNQNQFSTGVTHHGDELEDAHTLLVGGVYGHADTPGPDHDTWGSLEATLSQTQCSPLGSMSGGIALGKWSSMEFSSSSTEDFSNTQFFPDSYHDGNTQQSFCSPTTPGPSPHYPQTPAISSPGPQIHPRKDRFGFHMQTSTQLSRDQTLSCCLHESETYPLSSNAGQQPQHQTSQCLPPSQTEPIQDQTGLFDTTRSSETGFSPQGGGQNVGSTAQSPSLPAGLIWREESGGRGRGTGGRGGGRGEGQQDWNWIQRLQPENSTKVVDCRLLCTVCKRDFRSLPALNGHMRSHSGFRSASWIKKGEDSSLPVQPSASMVMPVSVPVQTRGVSKSGQKRCSRLSPATRGAVLYRSLMHQEEEEAVAAAVAGGGGGDGEAVISGDGAVDGGRGHYTPPPMLCPLRVGPGLYCSLNTRRQQRVQTVQLHNTYNGLKDLVAMETLTSGINKPRINVGRGFQAEIPPLCDHKYTHSDSQNALLLWTPWDELEKPVNQQRVEALVMMARSSVVPGGGASPEYVLHVLSECRGDFLLTVEKLLSTAETSNNNHTGLSWSAAETRMLVKSLQLHHKDFSSVQRAVQTKSLSQCVEFYYLWKKKLNLNVRTPPGLTVTLPNANGQRSSRSHNAS
- the LOC108873216 gene encoding uncharacterized protein LOC108873216 isoform X31: MSDLWTFSSSATPPIMHHSTLPSLSSFRNHGNHSHSKVTSPHHLPPPQVTSPHHLPPPQVTSPHHLPPPQVTSPHHLPPPQVSSPHFFPQAQVTSPHLTHPQISSPLHLPHSQVTSPHYVPQSQTTPSYPPHQAQVTTSHHLPYSQMTSPHVLTPPQHHVSSQNHDPGLLNWDKPVPPSELSCLFNSYSYPYQNQTTAHLDLHLLNQNQNQFSTGVTHHGDELEDAHTLLVGGVYGHADTPGPDHDTWGSLEATLSQTQCSPLGSMSGGIALGKWSSMEFSSSSTEDFSNTQFFPDSYHDGNTQQSFCSPTTPGPSPHYPQTPAISSPGPQIHPRKDRFGFHMQTSTQLSRDQTLSCCLHESETYPLSSNAGQQPQHQTSQCLPPSQTEPIQDQTGLFDTTRSSETGFSPQGGGQNVGSTAQSPSLPAGLIWREESGGRGRGTGGRGGGRGEGQQDWNWIQRLQPENSTKVVDCRLLCTVCKRDFRSLPALNGHMRSHSGFRSASWIKKGEDSSLPVQPSASMVMPVSVPVQTRGVSKSGQKRCSRLSPATRGAVLYRSLMHQEEEEAVAAAVAGGGGGDGEAVISGDGAVDGGRGHYTPPPMLCPLRVGPGLYCSLNTRRQQRVQTVQLHNTYNGLKDLVAMETLTSGINKPRINVGRGFQAEIPPLCDHKYTHSDSQNALLLWTPWDELEKPVNQQRVEALVMMARSSVVPGGGASPEYVLHVLSECRGDFLLTVEKLLSTAETSNNNHTGLSWSAAETRMLVKSLQLHHKDFSSVQRAVQTKSLSQCVEFYYLWKKKLNLNVRTPPGLTVTLPNANGQRSSRSHNAS
- the LOC108873216 gene encoding uncharacterized protein LOC108873216 isoform X2; translation: MSDLWTFSSSATPPIMHHSTLPSLSSFRNHGNHSHSKVTSPHHLPPPQVTSPHHLPPPQVTSPHHLPPPQVTSPHHLPPPQVTSPHHLPPPQVTSPHHLPPPQVTSPHHLPPPQVTSPHHLPPPQVSSPHFFPQAQVTSPHLTHPQISSPLHLPHSQVTSPHYVPQSQTTPSYPPHQAQVTTSHHLPYSQMTSPHVLTPPQHHVSSQNHDPGLLNWDKPVPPSELSCLFNSYSYPYQNQTTAHLDLHLLNQNQNQFSTGVTHHGDELEDAHTLLVGGVYGHADTPGPDHDTWGSLEATLSQTQCSPLGSMSGGIALGKWSSMEFSSSSTEDFSNTQFFPDSYHDGNTQQSFCSPTTPGPSPHYPQTPAISSPGPQIHPRKDRFGFHMQTSTQLSRDQTLSCCLHESETYPLSSNAGQQPQHQTSQCLPPSQTEPIQDQTGLFDTTRSSETGFSPQGGGQNVGSTAQSPSLPAGLIWREESGGRGRGTGGRGGGRGEGQQDWNWIQRLQPENSTKVVDCRLLCTVCKRDFRSLPALNGHMRSHSGFRSASWIKKGEDSSLPVQPSASMVMPVSVPVQTRGVSKSGQKRCSRLSPATRGAVLYRSLMHQEEEEAVAAAVAGGGGGDGEAVISGDGAVDGGRGHYTPPPMLCPLRVGPGLYCSLNTRRQQRVQTVQLHNTYNGLKDLVAMETLTSGINKPRINVGRGFQAEIPPLCDHKYTHSDSQNALLLWTPWDELEKPVNQQRVEALVMMARSSVVPGGGASPEYVLHVLSECRGDFLLTVEKLLSTAETSNNNHTGLSWSAAETRMLVKSLQLHHKDFSSVQRAVQTKSLSQCVEFYYLWKKKLNLNVRTPPGLTVTLPNANGQRSSRSHNAS
- the LOC108873216 gene encoding uncharacterized protein LOC108873216 isoform X49, with translation MSDLWTFSSSATPPIMHHSTLPSLSSFRNHGNHSHSKVTSPHLTHPQISSPLHLPHSQVTSPHYVPQSQTTPSYPPHQAQVTTSHHLPYSQMTSPHVLTPPQHHVSSQNHDPGLLNWDKPVPPSELSCLFNSYSYPYQNQTTAHLDLHLLNQNQNQFSTGVTHHGDELEDAHTLLVGGVYGHADTPGPDHDTWGSLEATLSQTQCSPLGSMSGGIALGKWSSMEFSSSSTEDFSNTQFFPDSYHDGNTQQSFCSPTTPGPSPHYPQTPAISSPGPQIHPRKDRFGFHMQTSTQLSRDQTLSCCLHESETYPLSSNAGQQPQHQTSQCLPPSQTEPIQDQTGLFDTTRSSETGFSPQGGGQNVGSTAQSPSLPAGLIWREESGGRGRGTGGRGGGRGEGQQDWNWIQRLQPENSTKVVDCRLLCTVCKRDFRSLPALNGHMRSHSGFRSASWIKKGEDSSLPVQPSASMVMPVSVPVQTRGVSKSGQKRCSRLSPATRGAVLYRSLMHQEEEEAVAAAVAGGGGGDGEAVISGDGAVDGGRGHYTPPPMLCPLRVGPGLYCSLNTRRQQRVQTVQLHNTYNGLKDLVAMETLTSGINKPRINVGRGFQAEIPPLCDHKYTHSDSQNALLLWTPWDELEKPVNQQRVEALVMMARSSVVPGGGASPEYVLHVLSECRGDFLLTVEKLLSTAETSNNNHTGLSWSAAETRMLVKSLQLHHKDFSSVQRAVQTKSLSQCVEFYYLWKKKLNLNVRTPPGLTVTLPNANGQRSSRSHNAS
- the LOC108873216 gene encoding uncharacterized protein LOC108873216 isoform X5 gives rise to the protein MSDLWTFSSSATPPIMHHSTLPSLSSFRNHGNHSHSKVTSPHHLPPPQVTSPHHLPPPQVTSPHHLPPPQVTSPHHLPPPQVTSPHHLPPPQVTSPHHLPPPQVTSPHHLPPPQVSSPHFFPQAQVTSPHLTHPQISSPLHLPHSQVTSPHYVPQSQTTPSYPPHQAQVTTSHHLPYSQMTSPHVLTPPQHHVSSQNHDPGLLNWDKPVPPSELSCLFNSYSYPYQNQTTAHLDLHLLNQNQNQFSTGVTHHGDELEDAHTLLVGGVYGHADTPGPDHDTWGSLEATLSQTQCSPLGSMSGGIALGKWSSMEFSSSSTEDFSNTQFFPDSYHDGNTQQSFCSPTTPGPSPHYPQTPAISSPGPQIHPRKDRFGFHMQTSTQLSRDQTLSCCLHESETYPLSSNAGQQPQHQTSQCLPPSQTEPIQDQTGLFDTTRSSETGFSPQGGGQNVGSTAQSPSLPAGLIWREESGGRGRGTGGRGGGRGEGQQDWNWIQRLQPENSTKVVDCRLLCTVCKRDFRSLPALNGHMRSHSGFRSASWIKKGEDSSLPVQPSASMVMPVSVPVQTRGVSKSGQKRCSRLSPATRGAVLYRSLMHQEEEEAVAAAVAGGGGGDGEAVISGDGAVDGGRGHYTPPPMLCPLRVGPGLYCSLNTRRQQRVQTVQLHNTYNGLKDLVAMETLTSGINKPRINVGRGFQAEIPPLCDHKYTHSDSQNALLLWTPWDELEKPVNQQRVEALVMMARSSVVPGGGASPEYVLHVLSECRGDFLLTVEKLLSTAETSNNNHTGLSWSAAETRMLVKSLQLHHKDFSSVQRAVQTKSLSQCVEFYYLWKKKLNLNVRTPPGLTVTLPNANGQRSSRSHNAS
- the LOC108873216 gene encoding uncharacterized protein LOC108873216 isoform X15, which produces MSDLWTFSSSATPPIMHHSTLPSLSSFRNHGNHSHSKVTSPHHLPPPQVTSPHHLPPPQVTSPHHLPPPQVTSPHHLPPPQVTSPHHLPPPQVTSPHHLPPPQVSSPHFFPQAQVTSPHLTHPQISSPLHLPHSQVTSPHYVPQSQTTPSYPPHQAQVTTSHHLPYSQMTSPHVLTPPQHHVSSQNHDPGLLNWDKPVPPSELSCLFNSYSYPYQNQTTAHLDLHLLNQNQNQFSTGVTHHGDELEDAHTLLVGGVYGHADTPGPDHDTWGSLEATLSQTQCSPLGSMSGGIALGKWSSMEFSSSSTEDFSNTQFFPDSYHDGNTQQSFCSPTTPGPSPHYPQTPAISSPGPQIHPRKDRFGFHMQTSTQLSRDQTLSCCLHESETYPLSSNAGQQPQHQTSQCLPPSQTEPIQDQTGLFDTTRSSETGFSPQGGGQNVGSTAQSPSLPAGLIWREESGGRGRGTGGRGGGRGEGQQDWNWIQRLQPENSTKVVDCRLLCTVCKRDFRSLPALNGHMRSHSGFRSASWIKKGEDSSLPVQPSASMVMPVSVPVQTRGVSKSGQKRCSRLSPATRGAVLYRSLMHQEEEEAVAAAVAGGGGGDGEAVISGDGAVDGGRGHYTPPPMLCPLRVGPGLYCSLNTRRQQRVQTVQLHNTYNGLKDLVAMETLTSGINKPRINVGRGFQAEIPPLCDHKYTHSDSQNALLLWTPWDELEKPVNQQRVEALVMMARSSVVPGGGASPEYVLHVLSECRGDFLLTVEKLLSTAETSNNNHTGLSWSAAETRMLVKSLQLHHKDFSSVQRAVQTKSLSQCVEFYYLWKKKLNLNVRTPPGLTVTLPNANGQRSSRSHNAS
- the LOC108873216 gene encoding uncharacterized protein LOC108873216 isoform X48, with protein sequence MSDLWTFSSSATPPIMHHSTLPSLSSFRNHGNHSHSKVTSPHHLPPPQVSSPHFFPQAQVTSPHLTHPQISSPLHLPHSQVTSPHYVPQSQTTPSYPPHQAQVTTSHHLPYSQMTSPHVLTPPQHHVSSQNHDPGLLNWDKPVPPSELSCLFNSYSYPYQNQTTAHLDLHLLNQNQNQFSTGVTHHGDELEDAHTLLVGGVYGHADTPGPDHDTWGSLEATLSQTQCSPLGSMSGGIALGKWSSMEFSSSSTEDFSNTQFFPDSYHDGNTQQSFCSPTTPGPSPHYPQTPAISSPGPQIHPRKDRFGFHMQTSTQLSRDQTLSCCLHESETYPLSSNAGQQPQHQTSQCLPPSQTEPIQDQTGLFDTTRSSETGFSPQGGGQNVGSTAQSPSLPAGLIWREESGGRGRGTGGRGGGRGEGQQDWNWIQRLQPENSTKVVDCRLLCTVCKRDFRSLPALNGHMRSHSGFRSASWIKKGEDSSLPVQPSASMVMPVSVPVQTRGVSKSGQKRCSRLSPATRGAVLYRSLMHQEEEEAVAAAVAGGGGGDGEAVISGDGAVDGGRGHYTPPPMLCPLRVGPGLYCSLNTRRQQRVQTVQLHNTYNGLKDLVAMETLTSGINKPRINVGRGFQAEIPPLCDHKYTHSDSQNALLLWTPWDELEKPVNQQRVEALVMMARSSVVPGGGASPEYVLHVLSECRGDFLLTVEKLLSTAETSNNNHTGLSWSAAETRMLVKSLQLHHKDFSSVQRAVQTKSLSQCVEFYYLWKKKLNLNVRTPPGLTVTLPNANGQRSSRSHNAS
- the LOC108873216 gene encoding uncharacterized protein LOC108873216 isoform X47, which codes for MSDLWTFSSSATPPIMHHSTLPSLSSFRNHGNHSHSKVTSPHHLPPPQVTSPHHLPPPQVSSPHFFPQAQVTSPHLTHPQISSPLHLPHSQVTSPHYVPQSQTTPSYPPHQAQVTTSHHLPYSQMTSPHVLTPPQHHVSSQNHDPGLLNWDKPVPPSELSCLFNSYSYPYQNQTTAHLDLHLLNQNQNQFSTGVTHHGDELEDAHTLLVGGVYGHADTPGPDHDTWGSLEATLSQTQCSPLGSMSGGIALGKWSSMEFSSSSTEDFSNTQFFPDSYHDGNTQQSFCSPTTPGPSPHYPQTPAISSPGPQIHPRKDRFGFHMQTSTQLSRDQTLSCCLHESETYPLSSNAGQQPQHQTSQCLPPSQTEPIQDQTGLFDTTRSSETGFSPQGGGQNVGSTAQSPSLPAGLIWREESGGRGRGTGGRGGGRGEGQQDWNWIQRLQPENSTKVVDCRLLCTVCKRDFRSLPALNGHMRSHSGFRSASWIKKGEDSSLPVQPSASMVMPVSVPVQTRGVSKSGQKRCSRLSPATRGAVLYRSLMHQEEEEAVAAAVAGGGGGDGEAVISGDGAVDGGRGHYTPPPMLCPLRVGPGLYCSLNTRRQQRVQTVQLHNTYNGLKDLVAMETLTSGINKPRINVGRGFQAEIPPLCDHKYTHSDSQNALLLWTPWDELEKPVNQQRVEALVMMARSSVVPGGGASPEYVLHVLSECRGDFLLTVEKLLSTAETSNNNHTGLSWSAAETRMLVKSLQLHHKDFSSVQRAVQTKSLSQCVEFYYLWKKKLNLNVRTPPGLTVTLPNANGQRSSRSHNAS